The Bombina bombina isolate aBomBom1 chromosome 9, aBomBom1.pri, whole genome shotgun sequence sequence aggttgcaggtataagttgtattattactgtaaatatttcctaaaTGGCATAAGATTTTATTCCCTACACTTGGTGCCATCTCCTctctaaactgtcccattttacagatgcaaatatactaatctgaaatccaaactattccagatTCCAGGcttttttctggtcccaagcagtttggataaatgaTTTTACAGCTGTACCAATACACATATTTTAGTTTTGACTATTGTGTCCATTTATATTACAGAAAAAAGGCTTCAGGTTTTACCAGTGAGCAGATGATATAATGAAGGTCTATAAAATACAAAGCAGGGAAAATGTAGATTGCTTTCCACATCCTCCATCATGATTGCTCCCTCTGTAAACCTGAATGTAACTGTATACATTTCtccatttatatttacatatatttacatgcTATGCACTGTATGTTTCTTTAGCTTTTCCTGTATAACTCACCATGGCTTCTACTAACATGAGAAGGGGCATCCAACGCACCGTAGTGACGCTTGGGCTTGCTCTCGTACTGATTGGCGTGGTGCTGCTCACGGTCTCTGAAAGAGCCTTCATCATGGGCATCTGTTTTTTGGCAGTTGGAAGCTTTGGAATTTTGTGCTATCTGATTGTGACCATTTCATTCTGCATTAAAAAGGCAGAAAGGGAAGAGGATGAAGCCAGCCAGGCTGAGGCCCAGACCCAGAGTGCAAGGCAGCCGCAGGCACAAACCGAAACGTGAGTATGGGAAAGGCTAAGGTTTCACGTCTGTCTCTGCATCTCTGTGATCTCCTCTATACAGAATGACATTAAAACTGAACAGATCAGTTTAATATACAAAGGTTTAAACATTACCAAATAAAGTGGAATttggttaatttaatttaataaataactGATGCTTCTCATTAGATGATAGTGTATCAAATGCAATAGGTTTACCAATTTACTTCCTCTATCCTTCCATACatttttctttccctctttccttATATCCTTCCCTTTTTTTCTCCCTTGCCATTACTacttccttcctcccttccttcattccttccctccctcctccttccttccttcattcctcccttcctccctccctccattCCTTCCTTCCTACCCTCCTTCCCTTCCTCCTTCCTGCCTCCTTccctcctttctccctccctccatccctccctccttctccttccttccttccttccttccttccttccttccctccctcccttccttcctccttccttcttccttcctccctccttctcctcccttcattccttccttcctcccttccttccctccctccttctccttccttccttccttcctttcttcctccctccctccctccttcctttctTCTATCCCTCccttcttccctccctcccttccctccttccttccctccttcctccctcaccTTCCTCACTccccaccctccctccctccctttcctccttcttcccttccttccttccttcctttcttccttccttcattcatccctccctccctttcctccttcctcccttccttcatTCATCCCTTCCTTCctcctttctttccttccttccttccttcctcctttCCCTCCTTCCTTTCCCTCCTTTCCTTCCTTTCTTGTCTCATCTTGTCCCTCACCATTTTCTGGTTCCTCTCTGCAGGGACACAAGGCAGTTTGATGCCCCCCGCTATGAAGATGTGATACTTTACAGGTCAGCCACAGTATGGACAGTGACACTTGGACCACCACCAGGCCCAGATCCTGAACCCCCTCCATATAGTGCATTAGCCAGCGGTAGGATGGAGGCAGTTGGAGATTTGAGACTTCATCACCCCACTTTGTACAGAATCAGTTCTGACATCCATGAGTTCAAGGGAGTTTTCACCGGTGAGAGACATCTAGAGCCACTGACCCCTCCTCCCTCCTATGATGAGGCTTTCAAACCATGGGATGATGTATTTGAGCCATCTCAGTGATAGAGGATAGTCTTTAGGACAGTGTGATTAATGTGATGCTCTGAAGGATGTGTATGTACGATAGCTAGCAATTAGATTTATGCTAGACAATATGTAAGATAGAAGAGATGCAGGATACATGATAGACAAGATTCTGCAGGACAGAGTGACAAAAACTACCCACTGCAAACTACATGAAGAGCAATGCTTTGCAGGGCAGAGTGACAGATGACACCTGTTGCAGGATACATGAAGAAAAATGCTCTGCAGGACAGAGTGACAGATGATACCCACTGCAGACTATATGAAGTACAATGCTCTGCGGGCAGAGTGACAGATGATACCCACTGTAAATTATATGAACAGCAATGCTCTGCAGGGCAGAGTGACAGATGACACCTGTTGCAGGATACATAAGGACAATGCTCTGCAGGGCAGAGTGACAGATTATACCATTTGTAGGATACATTAAGACAATGCTCTGCAGGGCCAGATATTCATTGCAGGATATGAATCATAAAGTTCTACAGGGTAGATTGACATATGATTCCCACTGCAAGATACATGCAATATTCATTACTCTGCAGGAAGGATAATACCCACTGTATGATATGTGAAGTGTGCAATGTGCTGCAGGACATATTATACCCACTGTATAATATGTGTAgggtgtaatgctctgcagggaAGAGTGACAGATAATGCCGGCTGAAGGATACATGAAGGACACAATGCTTTGCAGAGACGGATTCATTGTGCAATGCGttagtttatataaaataatatttgatGCCCTACTAAGTATTGCAGAGCTCAATGTAGACTGTGACTAAGGAGAAATACTCTTGAACATCACAGACATGGTGGTCATTAAAGAGGGTGCTCTGAAGGGCACTAGATGAGACCTAGGGAGTTATCAGTGTTT is a genomic window containing:
- the TMEM139 gene encoding transmembrane protein 139, with the protein product MASTNMRRGIQRTVVTLGLALVLIGVVLLTVSERAFIMGICFLAVGSFGILCYLIVTISFCIKKAEREEDEASQAEAQTQSARQPQAQTETDTRQFDAPRYEDVILYRSATVWTVTLGPPPGPDPEPPPYSALASGRMEAVGDLRLHHPTLYRISSDIHEFKGVFTGERHLEPLTPPPSYDEAFKPWDDVFEPSQ